TGGTGGTGGTGGCTGGTCCTGGCCACCGGAGCCGTCTCGGCGGTCTACGGAATCCTGCAGGCGGCGATGGCATCGGATCTCAAGCGGCTGCTGGCGTACTCGACATCCGAGAACCTGGGGCTGGTCCTGATCGGGGTGGGGGCGGCGGGCATGTTCAACGCGGCCGGGAACCGGCCCCTGGCGGGGCTCGCACTGGCCGCCGCCCTGCTGCACGTGGTCAACCACGCCGCGTTCAAGGCGCTGTTGTTCTGCGTGGCCGGATCGGTGCTGCATGCCACCGGACTGCGGGACCTGGACAGGCTCGGGGGACTGCGGGCCCGGATGCCGGTGACCGCCGGGCTGTTCGCGGTGGCGGCACTCGGGGCCGTGGCACTGCCGCCCGGCAACGGATTCGTCAGCGAATGGCTGCTCCTTCAGTCGCTGATCCACGGGCTGAGCGTGCCGGGGGTGTCCACCGCGATCCTGCTGCCCCTGGCCGTCGCGACGATCGCCCTGTCCGCGGGACTGGCCGCCGCCGTCTTCGTCAAGGCGCTCGGGGTCGGCTTCTTCGCCCGGCCACGCAGCCCCCGGGCGGCCGGGGCGAAGGAGAGCCCGCCGAGCATGCTGGCAGCGATGGGTCTGCTGGCCGCGGCATGCGCGGCCCTCGCCCTGGCGCCGGGAGCGCTGGCGCCCGGCCTGTCACGTGCGACCGCCGCCGCCGGACTCGCGGGCCGGGCACCGCTGTCGGGCGGGGGACTACAGGTTCGGCTCTCCCAGGCATCCGCATCGCTGTGGCCCCTGTGGATCGCTCTCGCCCTGGCTCTCGCCCTGGCGGGGGCAGCGGGGCTGACACGCCTGATCGCCCACCGCGGGCGTCGTCGTGCCGGAGCCAGGCTGTGGGACTGCGGCGGTGGCGCACCGACGCCCCGCATGGCCTACACCGCGACCTCGTTCGCCGAACCCCTGCAGCGGGTCTTCGACGACGTACTGGCCCCCGAACAGGATGTGAACGTGACCCCGGTGCGTGAGTCCGCCTACCTCGTGGAGCGGGTGCGCTTCCAGCGACAGGTACCCGACCGGATCGAGCACCGGCTCTACCGGCCCGTGCTGGCGGCCCTGTCGGGTGTCGGCACGGCGGCCCGTCGTCTCGCGGGCGGCAGCGTGCACCTGTATCTCGGCTACGGATTCTTCGCCCTGGTCGCCGTACTGGTGGCGCTGGCGGTGATGCAGTGACCGGCACCGGTGCGGCGGCCGTGACCGCCCAGGTCGTCCTGGTGGTGGCGGGGGCTCCGCTGCTGGCGGGGCTGATGCGCCAGGTGCGGGCCAGGATGGAGGGGAGGGCCGGCGGCGGGGTGGGACAGCCCTGGCGGGACCTGCGCAAGCTCCTGCGCAAGGAGCCCATCACCCCGACCGGCACCGGGCCTGCCTTCCGTATCGCACCGCTGCTGCTCGTCGCGACGACCGCCGTGGTCGCCGCCCTGGTGCCGCTGGCCTCCACCGCCACCCCGTTCAGCGAACGCGCCGACCTGATCGTCGTCGTGGCACTCCTCGCGCTGGGCACCGTGTCG
This sequence is a window from Streptomyces sp. NBC_01217. Protein-coding genes within it:
- a CDS encoding proton-conducting transporter transmembrane domain-containing protein, with the translated sequence MSVVGPALAVASGGAGIALAAGTWLPERARSTAVGVCTAGLGAAGLVAGAAALRGERWSAQLPDLLPLAGVHLAVDALSGLFMAVAGAVVLAVAVYGIGYAAGHGLSSRGVQAVLPAFALTLVLVPAAGSLSTFLVLWELMALTSLVLVVAEHRERPSVRTAGVWYAVMTHMGLVLLLVGLMWFAAGAGGETFAALRAGADGMSAGARDTVFVLAGLAFASKAGMVPLHAWLPRAHPEAPSHVSALMSAAMVNLGVYGIVRVGFDLLGGGPRWWWWLVLATGAVSAVYGILQAAMASDLKRLLAYSTSENLGLVLIGVGAAGMFNAAGNRPLAGLALAAALLHVVNHAAFKALLFCVAGSVLHATGLRDLDRLGGLRARMPVTAGLFAVAALGAVALPPGNGFVSEWLLLQSLIHGLSVPGVSTAILLPLAVATIALSAGLAAAVFVKALGVGFFARPRSPRAAGAKESPPSMLAAMGLLAAACAALALAPGALAPGLSRATAAAGLAGRAPLSGGGLQVRLSQASASLWPLWIALALALALAGAAGLTRLIAHRGRRRAGARLWDCGGGAPTPRMAYTATSFAEPLQRVFDDVLAPEQDVNVTPVRESAYLVERVRFQRQVPDRIEHRLYRPVLAALSGVGTAARRLAGGSVHLYLGYGFFALVAVLVALAVMQ